In Calditrichota bacterium, a single window of DNA contains:
- a CDS encoding cold shock domain-containing protein, protein MQRGVVKWFDETKGYGYIEGVNGEEIFVHFTKIDQKQDFKTLTPGAVVEYEAVIGELGPKAIYVREIALKTRGSE, encoded by the coding sequence ATGCAGCGCGGTGTTGTGAAGTGGTTTGATGAAACCAAGGGGTATGGTTACATTGAAGGAGTGAATGGCGAAGAGATTTTTGTGCATTTTACCAAAATCGATCAAAAACAAGATTTCAAAACGTTGACTCCCGGAGCTGTTGTGGAGTACGAGGCTGTCATCGGCGAATTAGGCCCCAAGGCAATTTATGTGAGAGAAATTGCGCTGAAAACGCGTGGCTCGGAATGA
- a CDS encoding GIY-YIG nuclease family protein, with amino-acid sequence CQHFGNSVIYMLFYDRGEKKVYIGQSENLKNRLLTHIRTPDAKVKNWDRAVLINDGRNASQSDFNDENIRLTLENFLIQLFKINRYKVITSASRNPSLSSSQKILINSFKQEIVILLTRKTRITKVLTEKGDDEVYNDEVRKLLLRKGYKIAKWGRIEAAINGEPAYIRAGSLKSSGWQVTFRGSKPSSFKTNLQQGKGFLLMPRGPVLLIPLKEIRNHIHSVDSDAFIRDTIDVFVKFEEQEIFLIYKGKKIEISRFALQEF; translated from the coding sequence TGTCAACACTTTGGTAATTCTGTTATTTACATGCTTTTTTATGATCGAGGAGAAAAGAAAGTGTATATTGGCCAATCTGAAAATCTAAAAAATCGATTACTGACACACATTAGAACTCCGGACGCTAAAGTAAAAAATTGGGACAGGGCTGTACTAATTAACGACGGCCGCAATGCCAGTCAATCTGATTTTAATGATGAAAATATTCGTCTAACTTTAGAGAACTTCCTAATTCAGTTATTTAAGATCAACAGATACAAAGTAATCACTTCTGCGAGCAGAAATCCAAGTTTAAGCTCTTCACAGAAAATATTAATTAATTCCTTTAAGCAAGAAATTGTGATACTTTTGACTAGAAAAACCAGAATTACCAAAGTGTTGACAGAGAAAGGTGACGACGAAGTTTATAATGATGAAGTGAGAAAACTGTTACTTCGAAAAGGCTATAAAATCGCAAAATGGGGAAGAATTGAAGCTGCAATAAATGGTGAACCTGCATATATCAGAGCGGGAAGCCTGAAAAGTTCTGGGTGGCAAGTTACTTTTCGAGGCAGCAAACCAAGCAGTTTTAAAACAAATCTTCAACAAGGCAAAGGATTTTTATTAATGCCTCGCGGCCCTGTTCTGCTAATTCCATTAAAAGAAATCCGGAATCATATTCATTCTGTAGATTCTGACGCTTTTATTAGGGACACTATCGATGTTTTTGTCAAATTCGAAGAACAAGAAATTTTTCTCATTTATAAAGGCAAAAAAATTGAAATCTCAAGGTTTGCATTGCAAGAATTTTAA